GGCCGTCGCGATCGCGGTGGGCGTTACGTTGTAACGCGCGGCTAGCCCGTCGAGCAACTGATTGAGCTCCGCGAACTCCGGATTGTCGATGAATGGGCCGGTGAAGAACCCCGCTTGATAGGGGGACCACGCCTGGATGGTTATGTCATGCAGGCGGCAATAGTCCACGATCCCGCCCCCGTCCTGCGTCGTCGACTGCGTCTCGGTGTCCATGTTGGCCGCGATGCCCTGGGCGATGATGGGCGAATGCGTGATCGAGAGTTGCAACTGATTGGCCACGATCGGTTGGCGCACGCAGGCGCGCAGCAAATCAATCTGGCGGGGAGTGTGGTTCGACACTCCGAAATGGCGGACCTTCCCCGCAGCGGCCAGGTCGTCAAAAGCGCGGGCGACCTCGTCCGGCTCGACGAGTGCATCGGGCCTGTGCAGTAGCAGTATGTCGATGTAGTCCGTTCGCAGGGCCCGGAGCGAGCCGTTGACGGATTCCACCAGATGGTCGTACGAAAAATCGTAATAGGGCCCGTCGGTGACGATGCCGGCCTTGGTTTGCAGGGTGATCTGGTCGCGCTGGGACGCGGTCAACTGCATCGCCTGCGCAAATCGACGCTCGCATTCATGCAGTTCGGGTCCGTAGATATCTGCGTGATCGAAGAAATCGATGCCCGCGTCGCGGGCGGATCCCACCAATTGCCTGATCTGATCGTCGGATCTGGAGGCGATACGCATCATTCCCAACACGACGTTGGGGGCCGTGATATCCGTGCCCGGAAGGGTTATGGTGCGCATGGGATCCGCCTTTCGATTGAGCGTCGCACGGTCGTTGCGACTCAACTATACGTTAGCGCGGGCCACCGACACGCGCCCCCTCAGCGGGCGATGACGACCAGAATCAACCCGGCGATCCCGGCCGCAAAGGCGGTTGCCGCCAGTGAAAACAGTGCCAGGGAGCCG
This is a stretch of genomic DNA from Rarobacter incanus. It encodes these proteins:
- a CDS encoding aldo/keto reductase, with amino-acid sequence MRTITLPGTDITAPNVVLGMMRIASRSDDQIRQLVGSARDAGIDFFDHADIYGPELHECERRFAQAMQLTASQRDQITLQTKAGIVTDGPYYDFSYDHLVESVNGSLRALRTDYIDILLLHRPDALVEPDEVARAFDDLAAAGKVRHFGVSNHTPRQIDLLRACVRQPIVANQLQLSITHSPIIAQGIAANMDTETQSTTQDGGGIVDYCRLHDITIQAWSPYQAGFFTGPFIDNPEFAELNQLLDGLAARYNVTPTAIATAWITRHPAGMQVVLGTTTPRRVIQAAAGSEIPLTRAEWYALLRAAGHIVP